The following proteins are co-located in the Chaetodon auriga isolate fChaAug3 chromosome 23, fChaAug3.hap1, whole genome shotgun sequence genome:
- the LOC143316075 gene encoding LOW QUALITY PROTEIN: NLR family CARD domain-containing protein 3-like (The sequence of the model RefSeq protein was modified relative to this genomic sequence to represent the inferred CDS: inserted 2 bases in 1 codon) — translation MNRCEDREEGVRPSKTSLCGDDDGQTEAQRPEQQDPPDSAGPGPGPGPSSSAGPGHGSDSGYGPSCVSLKSERSMGRLINFKEDRPSAATTAHQESSEVPSGQSAQQHQTHLDSIFMLLEENIVSFVRNELKKIKTVLSPDYTECFESQGEDEDDDAEQRRSSRAAFLKITQHFLRRMKEEELAERLQSKYLASVCPCKLKSNLKKKFQCVFEGIATAGKRTLLNQIYTQLFITEGGTGQVNDEHEVRQIETASRKPHGPETTIRQEDIFKPSPGRDEPIRTVMTKGVAGIGKTVLTQKFTLDWAADKAHQDIQFMFPFTFRELNVLREKKFSLMELVHHFFPETKEAGICRFEEFRVLLIFDGLDECRLPLDFHNNEILTDVTKSTSVDVLLTNLIRRKLLPSARLWITTRPAAANQIPPECVDMVTEVRGFNDELKEEYFRKRFRDTKQANRIISHIKTSRSLHIMCHIPVFCWITATVLEDVMKTREEGELPKTLTEMYIHFLVVQSKVKNMKYDGGAELDPQWTPESRKMIESLGKLAFEQLQKGNLIFYESDLTECGIDIRAASVYSGVFTQIFKEERGLYQDKVFCFVHLSVQEFLAALHVHLTFIKSGVNLLSEEQTTSRRSKVFRDREPELTQLHQSAVDKALQSPNGHLDLFLRFLLGLSLQTNQTLLQGLLTQTGSGSKTSQVTVEYIKKKIEETPSAERSINLFHCLNELNDRSLVDQIQQSLSSGSLSTDELSPAQWSALVFILLSSEKDLDVFDLKKFSASEEALLRLLPVVKTSNKALLSGCNLSERSCEVLSSVLRSQSSSLRELDLSDNNLQDSGVKLLSAGLESPHCALETLRLSACLITEEGCASLASALRSNPSHLRELDLSYNHPGDSGVKLLSAGLEDPHCRLDTLRVEPAGVRWLTPGLRKYSCELKLDTNTVNRNIKLSDNNRTMXHVEEDQSYLDHPDRFDWWPQLLCGTGLTGRCYWEVEYRGRVDVSVSYRRISRKGNSEECVFGGNDQSWSLFCSGGGRCSVRHNRRTISSSSSSSSSSSSVSHRVGVYVDCPAGTLSFYRVSSDSLIHLHTFNTTFTEPLYPGFGLWSWSGSSVSLCPL, via the exons atgaatcggtgtgaggacagagaggagggagtccgtccctctaaaaccagtctgtgtggggacgatgacggccagaccgaagctcagag gccagagcagcaggacccaccagactctgctggacctggacctggacctggacccagct cctctgctggacctggacatGGATCTGACTCCGGAtatggacccagctgtgtgtccttgaagagtgaacggTCGATGGGTCGCCTCATTAATTTTAAAGaagatcgaccgtctgctgcaacgac agcccaccaggagagctcagaggttcccagtggtcagtctgcccagcagcatcaaactcacctggactccatatttatg ctgctggaggagaacattgtctcttttgtgaggaacgagctgaagaagatcaagacggttctgagtccagatTACACAGAATGCTTcgagagtcagggggaggatgaggatgatgatgcagagcagaggaggagcagcagagcggcatttctgaagatcacacagcacttcctgaggagaatgaaggaggaggagctggctgagcgtctgcagagca aataTCTTGCTTCAGTTTGTCCCTGTAAACTGAAATCTAACCTGAAgaagaagttccagtgtgtgtttgaggggatcgctacAGCCggaaagcggaccctcctgaatcagatctacacacagctcttcatcacagagggagggactggacaggtcaatgatgaacatgaggtcagacagattgaaacagcatccaggaaaccgcacggaccagaaaccacaatcagacaagaagacatctttaaaccctcacctggacgagatgaaccaatcagaacagtgatgacaaagggagtggctggcattgggaagacggtcttaacacagaagttcactctggactgggctgcagacaaagcccaccaggacatacagttcatgtttccgttcactttcagagagctgaatgtgctgagagagaaaaagttcagcttgatggaacttgttcatcacttttttcctgaaaccaaagaagcaggaatctgcaggtttgaagagttcagggttttgctCATctttgacggtctggatgagtgtcgacttcctctggacttccacaacaatgagatcctgactgatgttacaaagtccacctcagtggatgtgctgctgacaaacctcatcaggaggaaactgcttccctctgctcgcctctggataaccacacgacctgcagcagccaatcagatccctcctgagtgtgttgacatggtgacagaggtcagagggttcaatgatgaactgaaggaggagtacttcaggaagaggttcagagacacgaagcaggccaacagaatcatctcccacatcaagacatcacgaagcctccacatcatgtgccacatcccggtcttctgctggatcactgctacagttctggaggatgtgatgaagaccagagaggagggagagttgcccaagaccctgactgagatgtacatccacttcctggtggttcagtccaaagtgaagaacatgaagtatgatggaggagctgagttagatcctcagtggactccagagagcaggaagatgattgagtctctgggaaaactggcttttgagcagctgcagaaaggaaacctgatcttctacgaatcagacctgacagagtgtggcatcgatatcagagcagcctcagtgtactcaggagtgttcacacagatctttaaagaggagagaggactgtaccaggacaaggtgttctgcttcgtccatctgagtgttcaggagtttctggctgctcttcatgtccatctgaccttcatcaaatctggagtcaatctgctgtcagaagaacaaacaacctCCCGGCGGTCTAAAGTATTTAGAGACAGAGAACCTGAACTAACACAGCTTcaccagagtgctgtggacaaggccttacagagtccaaatggacacctggacttgttcctccgattcctcctgggtctttcactgcagaccaatcagactctcctacaaggcctgctgacacagacaggaagtggctcaaaaaccagTCAGGTAACAGTtgagtacatcaagaagaagattgaagagacaccttctgcagagcgaagtatcaatctgttccactgtctgaatgaactgaatgatcgttctctggtggatcagatccaacagtccttgagttcaggaagtctctccacagatgaactgtctcctgctcagtggtcagctctggtcttcatcttactgtcatcagaaaaagatctggacgtgtttgacctgaagaaattctctgcttcagaggaggctcttctgaggctgctgccagtggtcaaaacctccaacaaagctct actgagtggctgtaacctctcagagagaagctgtgaagttctgtcctcagtcctcagatcccagtcctccagtctgagagagctggacctgagtgacaacaacctgcaggattcaggagtgaagctgctgtctgctggactggagagtccacactgtgcactggaaactctcag gctgtcagcatgtctgatcacagaggaaggctgtgcttctctggcctcagctctgagatccaacccctcccatctgagagagctggacctgagctacaatcatccaggagactcaggagtgaagctgctgtctgctggactggaggatcctcactgcaggctggacactctcag ggtggagcctgctggagtccgatggttgacaccaggtctgaggaagt attcctgtgaactcaaactggacacaaacacagtgaacagaaacatcaaactgtctgacaacaacaggacgat acacgtggaggaggatcagtcatatcttgatcatccagacaggtttgactggtggcctcagctgctgtgtggaactggtctcactggtcgctgttactgggaggttgAGTATAGAGGAAGAGttgatgtatcagtgagttacagaagaatcagcaggaaaggaaacagtgaagagtgtgtgtttggagggaatgatcagtcctggagtctATTCTGCTCTGGTGGTGGTCGTTGCTCTGTCCGTCACAATAGGAGAACaatatcctcctcctcctcctcctcctcctcctcctcctctgtctctcacagagtaggagtgtatgtagactgtcctgctggcactctgtccttctacagagtctcctctgactcactgatccacctccacaccttcaacaccacattcactgaacctctttatcctggctttgggctctggtcctggtctggttcctcagtgtctctgtgtcctctgtag